One Chaetodon trifascialis isolate fChaTrf1 chromosome 13, fChaTrf1.hap1, whole genome shotgun sequence DNA segment encodes these proteins:
- the fhip2a gene encoding FHF complex subunit HOOK interacting protein 2A, with amino-acid sequence MFSKFTSILQHAVEALAPSLPLQEDFVYHWKAITHYYIETSDDKAPVTDTNIPSHLEQMLDILTQEEGERESGETGPCMEYLLHHKILETLYTLGKADCPPGMKQQVLTFYTKLLAHIRQPLLPHINVHRPVQKLIRLCGEVLAAPTENEEIQFLCIVCAKLKQDPYLVNFFLENKLKRPETKSPEGTDSVKENVLAPDTGQSTAEEQAEEPQAAAAASTSSPTTNNNNSSSNNYNLVSSLLNLTKSPDGRIVVKACEGLMLLVSLPEPAAAKCLTENTELCELLTDRLVSFYKALPQSMDPLDIETVESVNWGLDVYNLKEDAAVFTGKRALISFLSWLDYCDQLIKEAHKSAAAVMAKAVRGRFFVSVMEPQLMQTSEVGILTSTALLNRIIRQVTSEALLQEMVYFLLGEEREPETSAAIAQNPLRHRLIEHCDHLSDEISIMTLRLFEQLIQKPNQHILHSLVLRSLEERNYLENKPQEEREPLENGQPHDAVDLEEDPLFGDDVSPDSRLSGSDWLSSSPPQSPDHSKCDGKTEVHKIVNSFLCLVPDEAKSSYHVEGTGYDTYLRDAHRQFKDYCGVCQRWDWRGNPKPFEKCNLDIPFFEGHFLKVLFDRMGRILDQPYDVNLQVTAVLSKLSLLPHPHLHEYLLDPYINLAPGCRSLFSVIVRVVGDLMLRIQRIPDFTPKLLLVRKRLLGLEPEGITIDHMTLLEGVIVLEEFCKELAAIAFVKYHAASSSSP; translated from the exons ATGTTCTCCAAATTTACGTCCATTCTTCAGCATGCTGTGGAAGCg CTTGCCCCGTCGCTACCCTTGCAGGAGGACTTTGTCTATCACTGGAAGGCCATCACACATTATTACATTGAGACTTCTG ATGACAAAGCTCCAGTTACAGACACCAACATCCCATCTCACCTGGAACAGATGCTGGACATCCTGAcccaggaggagggggaaagggAGTCTGGAGAGACAGGACCCTGCATGGAGTATCTCCTACACCATAAGATCCTGGAGACTCTATACACCCTGGGCAAGGCAGAT TGCCCTCCAGGGATGAAGCAGCAGGTGCTTACCTTTTACACAAAGCTGTTAGCACACATTCGTCAGCCTCTCCTGCCACACATCAATGTCCATAGACCTGTGCAG AAACTGATCCGTCTGTGTGGCGAGGTGTTGGCTGCTCCCACAGAAAATGAGGAGATTCAGTTCCTTTGTATAGTCTGTGCCAAACTGAAGCAGGACCCGTACCTTGTCAACTTCTTCCTTGAG AACAAGTTAAAGAGACCTGAGACAAAGAGTCCTGAAGGGACAGATTCGGTGAAGGAGAATGTGTTGGCTCCGGACACTGGTCAGTCCACGGCAGAGGAACAGGCAGAGGAGCCCCAGGCTGCGGCTGCCGCCTCCACCTCCAGTCCAAccactaacaacaacaacagcagcagcaacaattaCAATCTCGTCTCCTCCCTGCTCAACCTCACAAAGAGCCCT GATGGCAGGATAGTGGTGAAGGCATGTGAGggtctgatgctgctggtcaGTTTACCAGAGCCTGCTGCTGCCAAGTGtttaactgaaaacactgagctcTGTGAGCTTCTGACTGACAGGCTGGTCTCCTTCTATAAAGCCCTGCCACAGTCCATGGACCCCTTGGACATTGAGACAGTGGAGTCAGTCAACTGGGG tctggATGTATATAACCTGAAGGAGGATGCTGCTGTCTTCACAGGGAAGAGGGCTCTCATCTCCTTCCTGTCCTGGCTAGATTACTGTGACCAGCTCATCAAGGAGGCTCATAAG TCAGCAGCGGCAGTGATGGCAAAAGCAGTGAGAGGAAGattctttgtgtctgtcatgGAGCCGCAGCTGATGCAGAC GTCCGAGGTGGGCATCCTGACCTCCACAGCCCTGCTGAACAGGATCATCAGGCAGGTGACATCAGAGGCTCTGCTCCAGGAGATGGTTTACTTCCTgctgggagaggagagagagccagagactTCAGCTGCTATCGCTCAGaatccactcagacacagactCATCGAGCACTGTGACCACCTGTCAGACGAG aTCAGCATCATGACGCTGCGGCTGTTTGAGCAGCTCATCCAGAAGCCCAACCAGCACATCCTGCACAGCTTGGTGCTGCGCAGCCTGGAAGAGAGGAACTACTTGGAGAACAAACCACAGGAGGAGCGGGAGCCCCTTGAGAATGGGCAGCCTCACGATGCTGT AGACCTCGAGGAGGATCCGCTGTTTGGTGACGACGTCTCTCCTGACAGCAGGCTGTCTGGTTCTGATTGGCTCAGCTCCTCTCCACCGCAGAGTCCTGACCACTCAAAGTGTGACGGGAAGACGGAGGTGCACAAGATTGTCAACAG TTTCCTCTGTTTGGTGCCCGATGAGGCGAAGTCATCGTATCACGTTGAAGGCACAGGCTATGACACCTACCTCAGAGAcgcacacagacag TTCAAGGACTATTGCGGGGTCTGCCAGCGGTGGGACTGGAGGGGGAATCCAAAGCCTTTTGAGAAGTGTAACTTGGACATCCCATTCTTCGAGGGCCACTTCCTAAAGGTTCTCTTTGACAGGATGGGTCGCATCCTAGATCAG cccTACGACGTCAACCTGCAGGTGACCGCAGTGCTGTCCAAGCTGTCTTTGTTACCACACCCCCACTTGCATGAGTACCTGCTGGACCCTTACATCAACCTGGCCCCTGGCTGCAGGTCTCTGTTCTCTGTCATCGTCAGG GTGGTGGGAGATCTCATGTTGAGGATTCAGCGTATCCCAGACTTCACACCCAAGCTGCTGCTTGTGAGGAAGAGGCTATTAGGTCTAGAGCCGGAGGGCATCAC TATCGACCACATGACTCTGCTGGAGGGGGTGATCGTGCTGGAGGAGTTCTGCAAAGAGCTGGCAGCCATCGCCTTCGTCAAATACCAcgcagcttcctcctcctcgccgtAA